The following proteins are encoded in a genomic region of Corythoichthys intestinalis isolate RoL2023-P3 chromosome 5, ASM3026506v1, whole genome shotgun sequence:
- the wee1 gene encoding wee1-like protein kinase: MSSYDSRWHNCPSPKTRPVRQKLNFTASDGEDDTIEDVNESGFNELDSPHAMRTSSVGCDDGSGSPGTRQAFGDEMWVEEGFGSPSHLISPCSELFAVCTPSVKKAPRLHSATPVRSYSRARKDESGSPIRSCPDTPPHKTLRKLRLFDTPHTPKSLLSRVKESSLKGPLFNSAEHKVILPRPLTDSGKRLHTPAVNINPFTPDSLLIQSATQQSNNRKRPHRNVSNGEDREDSDGEDEEQILPPSKRITMMESSMMSRYVSEFLELEKIGCGQFGAVYKCVKRLDGCLYAIKRSKKPLAGSVDEQNALREVYAHAVLGQHRHVVRYYSAWAEEGHMLIQNEYCNGGTLADVMADNARCFARFSELELKDLLLQVARGLRYIHSMSLVHMDIKPSNIFISRKSVSSCDEGDDEDMLNTSVVYKIGDLGHVTQANNHQVEEGDSRYLANEVLQEDCSNLAKADIFALALTVVSAAGAAPLPSNGDSWHEIRRGKLPAVPQVLSPEFLSLLTLMIHPDPTERPSATDLIRHPVLLTATKTSADQLRVENNALRCKNALLERELQKAQLARASIGETGNGSSTSRLIGKMMSRSVSLNIF; encoded by the exons ATGTCGAGTTACGATAGCCGTTGGCACAACTGCCCGTCGCCCAAAACCCGACCCGTCCGTCAGAAACTCAATTTTACGGCTAGCGACGGCGAGGATGACACGATTGAGGACGTCAACGAGTCGGGCTTCAACGAACTGGATTCCCCGCATGCTATGCGAACCAGCTCGGTAGGCTGTGACGATGGTAGTGGAAGCCCCGGAACGAGGCAGGCTTTCGGGGACGAGATGTGGGTGGAAGAGGGTTTTGGCTCTCCGTCCCACTTGATCTCCCCGTGCTCAGAGCTCTTTGCAGTCTGCACGCCGTCTGTGAAGAAGGCACCACGTTTGCATTCCGCTACACCGGTGCGGTCGTACAGCCGAGCCAGAAAGGATGAATCCGGCTCGCCGATCCGCTCATGCCCCGACACACCTCCTCACAAAACTCTGAGAAAGCTACGACTTTTTGACACACCGCACACGCCTAAG AGCCTTCTGTCCCGCGTGAAGGAGTCCAGCTTGAAGGGCCCTTTATTCAATTCGGCAGAGCATAAAGTGATTCTGCCAAGACCTCTCACAGACAGTGGCAAGAGACTTCATACGCCTGCAGTCAACATCAACCCCTTCACCCCTGACTCCCTGCTCATCCAGTCGGCCACACAGCAAAGCAACAACAGAAAGAGGCCACACCGGAACGT CTCTAATGGTGAAGACAGGGAGGATAGTGATGGCGAGGACGAAGAGCAAATCCTGCCACCATCCAAG AGGATCACCATGATGGAGAGCAGCATGATGTCACGCTACGTCTCTGAGTTTCTGGAGTTGGAGAAGATTGGCTGTGGCCAGTTTGGCGCTGTTTACAAGTGTGTAAAGCGATTGGACGGCTGTCTCTATGCAATCAAGCGCTCCAAGAAGCCCTTGGCTGGATCGGTGGATGA GCAAAATGCTCTGCGCGAGGTGTACGCTCACGCTGTGCTCGGCCAGCACCGGCACGTAGTACGCTACTACTCTGCATGGGCGGAGGAAGGCCACATGCTGATCCAGAACGAGTACTGCAACGGCGGCACACTGGCAGACGTGATGGCCGACAACGCCCGGTGCTTCGCCCGCTTTTCAGAGCTGGAGCTGAAAGACCTGCTTCTACAGGTGGCCCGTGGACTTAGGTACATCCACTCCATGTCATTGGTGCACATGGACATCAAGCCCA GTAACATCTTCATTTCTCGCAAGTCTGTCAGCAGCTGTGATGAGGGCGATGATGAGGATATGCTCAACACAAGTGTGGTCTACAAAATAG GTGATCTTGGCCATGTGACGCAAGCCAACAATCATCAAGTCGAGGAAGGTGACAGCAGATATTTGGCCAATGAAGTTCTTCAAGAG GACTGCAGCAACCTGGCCAAGGCCGACATCTTCGCCCTAGCACTGACAGTAGTGAGCGCAGCCGGAGCGGCGCCTCTTCCCAGCAATGGTGACAGTTGGCACGAGATCCGGCGGGGGAAACTCCCTGCTGTACCCCAAGTGCTCTCACCAGAGTTTCTCAGCCTCCTTACG TTGATGATTCACCCTGACCCCACCGAACGTCCTTCTGCCACTGACCTCATCCGCCACCCGGTGCTGCTGACAGCAACCAAGACTAGCGCTGATCAACTGCGAGTGGAAAACAATGCTCTCAGATGCAAGAATGCCCTGTTGGAAAG GGAGCTGCAGAAGGCTCAGCTGGCGAGAGCCTCCATTGGGGAGACGGGAAATGGAAGCAGCACCTCCAGGCTTATTGGGAAGATGATGAGTCGCTCTGTTAGCCTCAACATTTTCTGA
- the swap70b gene encoding switch-associated protein 70b yields the protein MSQRDELLKSIWHAFTALDVDKSGKVSKSQLKVLSHNLCTVMKIPHDPVALEEHFKDDDEGPVSNQGYMPYLNKFILDKATNNFDRQDFDWMCWTLCSRKNLDQANLLISNEDAFKIWCIFNFLSEDSYPPVIVTEEIEYFLRKLTEAMGGSWVEERFEDYKLHMLSQQQQQSINVWQLITLVGSGHFSKGMDRQTLSMGIHELHQELILDVLKQGYMMKKGHKRKNWTERWFTLKPNSISYYVSEDQSEKKGDIMLDEHCSVEPLADKDGKKCLFFIRSSQKSFEINASDKKKKQEWIQAIQTCLNLMRAGRPAPHRESRHKRREMRLKQKADQEELQTRMKELQTANEAKQHELEDMRKALDEAAANAAEEERRRLQTQADLQDRYRVDLEREKMVRQQMEEQVAQKSTELEQYLQKVREMEDMYRQLEDALEDERRARQDEETVRKLQARLLEEEAAKRAELEQIHLRQQQAISETEAEKQELHKERLAKDNALRDAMTQLQQLELDRQGVLEQYQTVMKKLEDATNNTKSWKHKVAEHEGFMRLIQPGSKGHQMITNWGPAAFSDAELSLREKKWQEMKNQETPAQ from the exons ATGTCTCAGCGGGACGAGTTGCTGAAGTCCATCTGGCACGCGTTCACGGCTTTGGACGTGGACAAGAGCGGAAAAGTGTCCAAATCTCAACTAaag GTGTTGTCACACAACTTATGTACTGTCATGAAGATCCCTCACGACCCTGTGGCTTTGGAAGAACATTTTAAAGATGACGATGAGGGGCCTGTCTCCAACCAAGGATACATGCCTTACCTTAACAAATTCATCCTGGACAAG GCAACAAACAACTTTGACCGGCAGGACTTCGACTGGATGTGCTGGACTTTGTGCTCCAGGAAGAACCTGGACCAGGCCAACTTGCTCATCTCCAATGAAGATGCCTTCAAAATCTGGTGCATCTTCAACTTCTTGTCAGAGGATAGTTACCCGCCAGTCATCGTCACAGAAGAG ATAGAGTACTTCCTGCGCAAGCTGACAGAGGCGATGGGGGGCAGCTGGGTGGAGGAGCGCTTTGAGGACTACAAGCTGCATATGCTCtctcagcagcagcagcagagcATCAACGTATGGCAGCTGATCACTCTGGTAGGCTCCGGACACTTCAGCAAGGGCATGGACCGACAGACCCTCTCCATGGGCATCCACGAGCTCCACCAGGAGCTCATCCTGGATGTTCTCAAGCAG GGCTACATGATGAAAAAAGGCCACAAAAGGAAGAATTGGACGGAACGCTGGTTCACACTAAAGCCTAACTCCATCTCCTACTATGTGAGCGAGGACCAGAGTGAGAAGAAGGGCGACATAATGCTAGACGAACACTGCAGCGTAGAG CCTCTAGCGGACAAGGATGGCAAGAAGTGTCTATTCTTCATCAGATCATCACAAAAGAGTTTTGAAATCAATGCGTCGGACAAGAAAAAGAAGCAGGAGTGGATTCAGG CTATCCAGACCTGCTTAAACCTGATGCGAGCAGGCCGTCCGGCGCCACACCGCGAGTCACGCCACAAACGGCGCGAGATGCGCCTCAAGCAGAAGGCCGACCAGGAAGAGCTGCAGACCAGGATGAAGGAGCTACAGACGGCCAACGAGGCCAAGCAGCACGAGCTTGAAGACATGAGGAAG GCTCTCGACGAAGCGGCAGCTAATGCGGCGGAGGAAGAGCGACGGCGCCTTCAGACCCAGGCCGACCTTCAGGACCGCTACAGGGTGGATCTGGAGAGAGAGAAGATG GTGAGGCAACAAATGGAGGAACAGGTAGCCCAGAAGTCCACAGAACTCGAGCAGTACCTGCAAAAGGTCCGCGAGATGGAGGACATGTATCGGCAGCTGGAGGATGCTTTAGAGGATGAGCGCCGTGCTCGCCAAGATGAGGAGACAGTCCGAAAGCTGCAGGCCAG ATTGCTGGAGGAGGAAGCGGCCAAGCGGGCCGAGCTGGAGCAGATCCACCTGAGGCAGCAGCAAGCCATCTCAGAGACAGAGGCCGAGAAGCAGGAGCTGCACAAAGAGCGGCTGGCCAAGGACAATGCTCTGAGAGACGCCATGACGCAGCTGCAGCAGCTAGAGCTGGATAGGCAGGGGGTGCTGGAGCAGTACCAG ACGGTGATGAAGAAGCTGGAAGACGCCACCAACAACACAAAATCGTGGAAGCACAAAGTGGCTGAACATGAGGGGTTCATGCGCCTTATTCAGCCAG GCTCCAAGGGACATCAGATGATCACAAACTGGGGCCCGGCTGCGTTCTCTGATGCTGAGCTGAGcctgagggagaaa